Proteins co-encoded in one Spirosoma endbachense genomic window:
- a CDS encoding alpha/beta hydrolase, whose product MDTNTISQPVSPVNYADDSNLDRGTKAFLKILNSSGGPPLETLSPQEAQLGLVEAQASVEVDISGIHVVQKTITSDGYSIDLHIVRPAGVTETLPVFMFIHGGGWVLGDFPTHQRLVRDLVVLSGFAAVFVNYTRTSEAPFPQAINEIYAATRWVAENGAEINVDGSRLAVVGNSVGGNMTTVTTLMAKEKGGPAIKLQIMMWPIVDADFETDSYHRFGKDRFLTTSLMKWMYDLYIADPEQRKDIHASPLQASIEQLRGLPPALIQVAENDILRDEGEAYGRKLDEAGVAVTTVRYNGMIHDFGLLNGLATLPAVRSLVLQAAAELKKYLGDGQ is encoded by the coding sequence ATGGATACAAACACTATCTCTCAACCAGTCAGTCCGGTTAACTATGCCGATGATTCCAATCTTGACCGGGGCACCAAAGCGTTTTTAAAAATTCTGAATTCCAGTGGTGGTCCACCGCTGGAGACTCTATCGCCCCAGGAAGCGCAGTTGGGCCTTGTTGAGGCTCAGGCATCCGTAGAAGTGGATATCTCAGGGATCCATGTTGTCCAAAAAACCATTACCAGTGACGGTTACTCCATCGACCTGCATATTGTTCGTCCGGCAGGAGTCACGGAAACACTACCCGTGTTTATGTTCATTCATGGTGGCGGATGGGTATTAGGCGACTTTCCAACCCACCAGCGGCTGGTGCGGGATCTGGTGGTACTCTCTGGCTTTGCCGCCGTTTTTGTGAACTATACCCGAACTTCAGAGGCACCCTTTCCACAAGCCATCAACGAAATCTACGCAGCGACCAGGTGGGTTGCCGAAAACGGCGCAGAAATCAACGTAGACGGCAGCCGATTGGCAGTGGTCGGTAACAGTGTCGGGGGTAATATGACTACCGTTACCACCCTGATGGCGAAGGAAAAAGGGGGGCCTGCCATTAAACTTCAGATTATGATGTGGCCCATTGTCGACGCAGATTTTGAAACGGATTCCTATCATCGCTTTGGTAAGGATCGTTTTTTAACAACTTCCCTGATGAAGTGGATGTATGATTTATACATCGCTGACCCTGAGCAACGCAAGGACATTCATGCTTCTCCGCTGCAAGCGTCGATTGAGCAACTGCGCGGTCTTCCACCCGCCCTGATTCAGGTAGCGGAGAATGATATTTTACGGGACGAAGGGGAAGCGTATGGCCGGAAGCTGGACGAAGCTGGCGTTGCCGTTACGACGGTTCGCTACAATGGCATGATCCATGACTTTGGGCTCCTGAACGGCTTGGCTACCCTACCCGCTGTTCGCTCGTTGGTTCTTCAGGCCGCTGCCGAACTCAAAAAGTACCTCGGCGACGGTCAATAA
- a CDS encoding alpha/beta hydrolase, with amino-acid sequence MEAQTKSVKNIVLVHGAFADGSSWAKVIPLLLAKGLNVTAVQNPLTSLQDDVAATKRAIALMDGPVLLVGHSWAGVVISEAGNDPKVAGLLYVAAFAPDNGQSLSDVAKTFPPGPGNDEVRPDAAGFLSLTPKGIHEDFAQDLPESERRVILATQGQWAAVAPGEKIAKAAWRQKPAWYIVAKRDRMINPDLERAMAKTIKATAIELDACHIPMVSQPKKVASFIIEAASNVSRKELVSN; translated from the coding sequence GTGGAAGCACAAACCAAAAGTGTAAAGAATATCGTGTTGGTACACGGGGCCTTCGCCGACGGCTCTAGCTGGGCGAAAGTCATCCCCCTGTTACTAGCCAAAGGACTGAACGTCACGGCAGTACAAAATCCCCTCACCTCCTTGCAGGACGATGTGGCCGCTACCAAACGAGCCATTGCCCTCATGGATGGACCCGTGTTGCTGGTTGGGCATTCCTGGGCGGGTGTGGTCATTTCAGAAGCAGGCAATGACCCAAAAGTAGCTGGTCTTCTCTATGTGGCCGCTTTCGCCCCCGACAATGGGCAATCGTTAAGCGATGTGGCTAAAACATTTCCTCCCGGACCTGGTAATGATGAAGTCAGGCCCGATGCCGCTGGTTTTCTGTCGTTAACGCCCAAAGGTATTCATGAGGATTTTGCTCAGGATCTGCCCGAGTCGGAACGACGGGTCATTTTAGCCACTCAGGGCCAGTGGGCGGCAGTGGCACCGGGTGAGAAAATTGCCAAAGCTGCCTGGCGACAAAAGCCCGCCTGGTACATTGTTGCCAAAAGAGATCGAATGATCAATCCGGATCTGGAACGGGCTATGGCCAAAACTATAAAAGCAACGGCTATTGAGCTCGATGCCTGCCACATCCCGATGGTGTCTCAACCGAAGAAAGTGGCTTCATTTATTATCGAGGCCGCCAGCAATGTGAGCCGCAAGGAACTCGTCTCCAACTAG
- a CDS encoding NAD(P)/FAD-dependent oxidoreductase, producing MKSAGTVKKRVVIVGGGFAGLSLCQQLVNNPFYEITLIDKNNYNYFTPLLYQVATSFLEPSSISYPFRKLFRGKNLNFRMATLLKVNTEANTLTLTDGSEMGYDILIFAAGSKTNFFGSEGFRRNAFSLKGIDDALYMRNELIKTLEAASLENDPLVKKQLLTIVIAGGGPTGVEVAGMLAEMKEYILNNDYPGIQKDLAEIYVIDASPHLLAPMSEKTHKAAYKTLAHMGVHVLLNTRVMLYENDKVYLSTGAIIEAKTLLWAAGVIANTFEGIAESSIGKGHRLITDQYNRILGYDNLYAIGDNSIQFTDHAYPEGHPQLAQPAIQQGKALARNLLLLAKGKPLKPFSYFDKGEMAIIGRKHAYADLFKHKFHLGGLLGLTSWLFIHLISLVNYTNIIKTLYNWTVAYLTRDQALRMIFRSENRENRVS from the coding sequence ATGAAAAGCGCTGGTACAGTCAAAAAACGGGTTGTTATTGTTGGCGGTGGATTTGCAGGGCTTAGTTTATGCCAGCAATTAGTCAACAATCCATTTTATGAGATTACATTGATCGATAAGAATAATTATAATTATTTCACTCCGCTGCTTTACCAGGTTGCAACCAGTTTTCTGGAACCATCCAGCATCAGTTATCCATTCCGAAAACTTTTTAGAGGGAAAAATCTAAACTTCAGAATGGCTACGCTCCTGAAGGTAAATACGGAGGCAAACACCTTGACTTTAACGGATGGCAGTGAAATGGGTTATGATATACTGATTTTTGCGGCCGGTTCCAAAACAAATTTCTTTGGCAGTGAAGGTTTTCGGCGGAATGCTTTTTCGCTAAAAGGCATTGATGATGCCCTGTACATGCGGAATGAGTTAATTAAAACACTTGAAGCTGCTTCGCTGGAAAATGATCCGCTTGTAAAGAAGCAGTTACTGACAATTGTTATCGCCGGAGGTGGGCCAACGGGTGTAGAAGTAGCAGGAATGCTCGCCGAAATGAAAGAGTATATTCTCAATAATGACTATCCGGGAATACAAAAGGATCTGGCCGAAATCTACGTTATCGATGCTTCTCCACATCTTTTGGCGCCGATGAGTGAAAAAACACACAAGGCGGCTTACAAAACCCTTGCTCATATGGGCGTTCACGTACTCCTGAACACCCGCGTAATGCTGTATGAAAATGATAAAGTGTATTTGTCTACTGGTGCGATAATCGAAGCCAAAACACTGCTTTGGGCTGCCGGGGTTATTGCGAATACGTTCGAAGGGATAGCAGAAAGCAGCATTGGGAAAGGACATAGACTGATCACCGACCAATACAATCGAATCCTTGGCTACGATAACCTGTATGCAATCGGCGATAACAGTATCCAGTTTACAGATCATGCATATCCGGAAGGGCACCCGCAACTCGCGCAACCGGCTATTCAGCAGGGTAAAGCGCTGGCCAGGAACTTGTTGTTGCTGGCAAAAGGAAAGCCCTTGAAACCTTTCAGCTACTTCGACAAAGGTGAAATGGCGATAATAGGCAGGAAACATGCCTATGCTGATCTGTTCAAGCATAAATTTCATTTAGGTGGGTTACTTGGCCTGACGAGCTGGTTGTTCATTCACTTAATTTCCCTGGTCAACTATACGAATATCATAAAAACCCTTTATAACTGGACCGTTGCTTACTTAACAAGAGACCAGGCTTTGCGGATGATTTTCCGCTCAGAAAACAGGGAAAACCGGGTGTCATGA
- a CDS encoding carboxymuconolactone decarboxylase family protein — MEKRLNVFEKGQSALKSLFGTGGYLKKSPVETQLQELVDVRVSQINGCAYCLDMHYKEARAKGETEQRLYGLSTWRETPYYSERERAALEWAEAVTKCDVPDAVYSQAKAQFSDEELIDLTLAITNINTWNRINLAFPNTPGSYTVGQFG; from the coding sequence ATGGAAAAACGACTGAATGTTTTCGAGAAGGGTCAAAGTGCCCTAAAATCACTTTTCGGCACCGGTGGCTACTTAAAAAAGTCACCGGTAGAAACCCAACTTCAGGAGCTGGTAGATGTCCGGGTTTCGCAGATAAACGGCTGTGCTTACTGCCTTGACATGCATTATAAGGAAGCCCGAGCAAAAGGTGAAACAGAACAACGTTTGTATGGATTGAGCACCTGGCGCGAAACGCCCTATTATTCTGAGCGGGAAAGAGCGGCCCTAGAGTGGGCTGAGGCCGTAACAAAATGTGATGTGCCCGATGCTGTTTATAGCCAGGCAAAAGCCCAGTTTTCTGATGAAGAGTTGATTGACCTGACGCTGGCTATAACAAATATTAACACCTGGAATCGAATTAATCTTGCTTTCCCCAATACACCAGGCAGTTATACGGTCGGGCAGTTTGGCTAA
- a CDS encoding SDR family oxidoreductase produces MKIVVIGGSGLIGSKLVDRLRRLGHETIAASPASGVNTITGEGLAEVLKDTQVVVDVANSPSFEDKAVLEFFETSGRNLLAAEEAAGVKHHVALSVVGTERLSESGYFRGKIAQEKLIRGSKIPYTIVHSTQFFEFLSGIAQSGTIGQTVFLSPAFVQPIAAEDVAAAMTDFTVGAPLNATVEIAGPERFRLSDLVQQYLKLVNDPRTVSPDVHARYFGAELTNLMLIPGDNPRLGSIDFKKWLSKQLQNV; encoded by the coding sequence ATGAAAATCGTTGTAATTGGAGGTAGTGGACTCATTGGTTCGAAACTGGTAGACAGACTTCGCCGACTTGGGCATGAAACAATTGCCGCATCACCCGCATCGGGTGTCAATACGATTACCGGCGAAGGACTGGCTGAAGTGCTTAAAGACACGCAGGTCGTTGTAGATGTAGCAAATTCCCCTTCATTTGAAGACAAGGCGGTGCTGGAATTCTTCGAGACATCGGGGCGCAATCTGCTTGCCGCCGAAGAAGCTGCCGGTGTTAAACACCATGTTGCCCTGTCGGTTGTAGGAACGGAGCGCTTGTCAGAAAGTGGTTATTTCCGCGGAAAAATCGCTCAGGAGAAGTTGATAAGAGGATCTAAAATTCCTTATACAATTGTCCATTCAACGCAGTTTTTCGAGTTCCTGAGTGGCATTGCCCAATCGGGTACGATCGGGCAAACGGTCTTCCTTTCGCCTGCTTTTGTGCAGCCGATAGCCGCCGAAGATGTAGCGGCCGCCATGACTGACTTCACAGTGGGAGCCCCACTCAACGCTACCGTTGAAATCGCCGGGCCCGAACGGTTCCGTCTTTCCGATTTGGTACAGCAATATCTTAAGCTGGTCAATGATCCACGAACGGTATCACCCGACGTTCATGCCCGTTACTTTGGCGCTGAATTAACGAACCTGATGCTTATTCCCGGCGATAATCCACGGCTTGGTTCAATTGATTTCAAGAAATGGTTAAGTAAGCAGCTACAAAACGTATAG
- a CDS encoding alpha/beta fold hydrolase — protein sequence MSEQLNYERRRLLTTAAITIAVGPFLMAGSADVRSGKVNQAASSTFRQEPNSSFGILKQIDAGVLTIGYAELGPSDGIPVLLLHGWPYDIHSFVDVAPMLAARGCRVIVPYLRGHGSTRFLRSETPRSGQQASLGADVIALMDALNISRAVLAGYDWGGRAACVVAALWPERCMGLVSVNSYLIQDIAKATLPLPAPIEAGFWYQYYFLTERGKAGLTANRRDIAQLMWTRNSPNWRFTDAEFDRSATAFDNPDYVDVVIHSYRHRLGFADGYLMYQDMEKQLALQPVITVPTITLDGDADGVVPATDGKATAGKFSGWRQHRIIPEAGHNLPQENPAAFNAAVWELASKQQ from the coding sequence ATGTCGGAACAACTCAACTATGAACGTCGTCGCCTTTTGACGACTGCGGCTATCACTATTGCGGTCGGACCTTTCCTTATGGCTGGATCTGCGGATGTACGTTCCGGCAAGGTAAATCAGGCCGCTTCATCCACCTTCAGGCAGGAGCCAAACAGTTCATTCGGTATCCTGAAGCAGATTGATGCGGGTGTCCTAACGATTGGCTACGCTGAGTTAGGCCCCAGCGACGGTATTCCGGTACTTCTTTTGCATGGCTGGCCTTATGATATTCATAGCTTTGTTGATGTAGCGCCTATGCTGGCGGCCCGTGGCTGCCGTGTCATTGTGCCTTACTTACGCGGTCATGGATCGACCCGCTTCCTGCGTTCAGAAACGCCCAGATCCGGGCAACAGGCCTCCCTCGGCGCTGACGTCATTGCCCTGATGGACGCACTGAACATATCTCGTGCCGTGCTGGCAGGCTATGACTGGGGTGGCCGTGCAGCCTGCGTCGTTGCTGCACTTTGGCCGGAGCGATGTATGGGATTGGTATCGGTCAACAGCTACCTGATCCAGGATATTGCCAAAGCAACACTACCGCTCCCTGCACCAATTGAAGCCGGTTTCTGGTACCAGTATTATTTTCTGACCGAGCGTGGCAAGGCCGGATTAACCGCAAATAGGCGTGACATTGCGCAGTTAATGTGGACGCGTAACTCACCAAACTGGCGGTTTACCGATGCTGAATTTGACCGCAGTGCAACCGCTTTCGATAACCCGGATTATGTCGACGTGGTCATCCATTCCTACCGTCATCGCCTGGGTTTTGCCGATGGCTACTTAATGTACCAGGATATGGAGAAGCAACTCGCCCTGCAACCCGTAATTACGGTTCCGACGATCACATTAGATGGCGATGCCGATGGGGTTGTTCCGGCAACCGATGGCAAGGCAACGGCCGGAAAGTTTTCCGGCTGGCGTCAGCATCGTATTATTCCGGAAG